A genomic segment from Kyrpidia tusciae DSM 2912 encodes:
- the phaQ gene encoding poly-beta-hydroxybutyrate-responsive repressor has protein sequence MTETPMERGLLGKTPKNFLLPYILLILREVPVHGYELVQKLAVFGFQDLDRGNVYRILRQLEKDHYVQSEWNTETAGPAKRLYSLTDAGEAYLRLYAAELERYQSMLDQFFRTYSSILNLYNPFLGVSGESLTDSANSTKTGRSHHDPGHPESKETREDDLPE, from the coding sequence ATGACGGAGACGCCAATGGAAAGGGGGCTCCTTGGCAAAACGCCAAAAAATTTTCTCCTGCCGTACATCCTGTTGATCCTGCGGGAAGTTCCGGTTCACGGGTACGAATTGGTTCAAAAGTTGGCTGTTTTTGGTTTTCAAGATCTAGACCGGGGGAACGTGTACCGGATCCTTCGGCAACTGGAAAAAGACCATTACGTACAGTCCGAGTGGAACACGGAGACAGCGGGACCTGCAAAGCGCCTCTATTCCCTTACGGACGCCGGAGAGGCGTACCTGCGGTTGTACGCTGCGGAATTGGAGCGTTACCAGAGTATGTTGGACCAGTTTTTTCGGACCTACAGCAGTATCTTGAATCTGTACAACCCGTTTTTGGGGGTTTCCGGCGAATCTTTGACAGACTCAGCCAATTCAACGAAAACAGGGAGGAGTCACCATGACCCAGGCCACCCCGAATCCAAAGAAACCCGAGAAGACGACCTACCGGAGTGA
- a CDS encoding DUF4349 domain-containing protein: MTVQYSDPFLAWKKIYDEWEPQAAEAWNTLLTSETYSIVSAQMMQAFLQINQLVSQTMKSVAEKSHLPSIDDVARLGEMVAAVDEKIDAIDERLIRVEETLKKMQEALESRTRLGQGSRGRRTASRDESPEDREVSGDAPSSGGEE; encoded by the coding sequence ATGACCGTTCAGTATTCAGATCCTTTCTTAGCATGGAAGAAAATCTACGATGAATGGGAACCACAGGCTGCCGAGGCATGGAACACTCTTCTGACGAGCGAAACCTATTCCATCGTATCCGCCCAAATGATGCAGGCTTTTCTTCAAATCAACCAATTAGTTTCCCAAACGATGAAATCCGTCGCCGAGAAATCCCACCTCCCCTCCATCGACGACGTGGCGAGGCTCGGGGAAATGGTGGCGGCGGTGGATGAAAAGATCGATGCCATAGACGAACGACTCATTCGGGTGGAAGAAACCTTGAAAAAGATGCAAGAGGCTCTGGAGAGTCGAACCCGACTTGGCCAAGGAAGCCGGGGCCGGCGGACCGCGAGTCGGGACGAGAGTCCTGAGGATCGGGAAGTC